A DNA window from uncultured Methanoregula sp. contains the following coding sequences:
- a CDS encoding V-type ATP synthase subunit D yields MEQVKPTRMELMKKKAQIRLAEQGRDLLREKMDALIREFFKILSTVSDSRDELEQVSRSADLALMIAQAVDDPVTLKSASFATRRSITVDITGKNIMGVPVPVIEKKRVSKNMLDRGYGIITTSARIDETAERYEAELDLLIKLAETETAMRRLGTEIQMNRRRVNALEQILIPELKSQARYIKNAIEEREREDLFRLKKVKSILEKKKKKAKEKKQAMA; encoded by the coding sequence ATGGAACAGGTAAAACCAACCCGGATGGAGCTGATGAAGAAGAAGGCCCAGATCCGGCTCGCGGAGCAGGGCCGGGATCTCCTCCGGGAGAAGATGGATGCCCTGATCCGGGAGTTCTTCAAGATCCTCTCCACCGTCTCGGACTCCCGCGACGAGCTGGAGCAGGTCTCCCGGTCTGCCGACCTTGCCCTGATGATAGCCCAGGCTGTCGACGATCCGGTGACCCTGAAGTCGGCCTCGTTTGCCACCCGGCGATCGATCACGGTCGATATCACGGGTAAGAACATCATGGGTGTCCCGGTCCCGGTCATCGAGAAGAAACGGGTCTCGAAGAACATGCTGGACCGGGGCTACGGGATCATCACGACGAGCGCCCGGATCGATGAGACCGCCGAGCGGTACGAGGCGGAGCTGGATCTCTTAATCAAGCTTGCCGAGACCGAGACCGCCATGCGCCGTCTCGGGACCGAGATCCAGATGAACCGCCGGCGGGTCAATGCCCTCGAGCAGATCCTGATCCCCGAGCTGAAAAGCCAGGCCAGGTATATCAAGAACGCGATCGAGGAGCGGGAGCGCGAGGACCTGTTCCGGCTCAAGAAAGTCAAGAGCATCCTTGAGAAGAAGAAAAAGAAGGCAAAGGAGAAGAAACAGGCAATGGCTTAG
- a CDS encoding V-type ATP synthase subunit B — MKEASLLTKEYRTIEYVSGPLIFVSGVLGASYGEIVKITLRDGEERTGQVLDISEEHAVVQVFEGTRGIDLVGTTARFIGEPARINVSKDMLGRIFTGVGKPRDGGPDIIPEAVLDIAGSPINPSARDKPADFIQTGMSAIDGLNTLVRGQKLPIFSGSGLPASKLAAQIARQAKVRGEGEEFAVVFVAMGITHKEASFFMQDFERTGALDRVVFFMNLADDPTVERLAAPRCGLTVAEFLAFEHDLHVLVILTDMINYCEALREISTAREEVPGRRGYPGYMYTDLASIYERAGRLKGKHGSITQIPILTMPDDDITHPVPDLTGYITEGQIVLSRDIFRRGGDPPVDALPCLSRLMNLGIGPGKTREDHRGVADQLYASYAYGRDLRRLVAIVGEEALTDLDRKYLKFADGFERQFITQGNEDRPIEKTLSIAWDLFSTLPEDELKRIKREYIRKYHPSAQETAGKPAEN, encoded by the coding sequence ATGAAAGAGGCATCGCTCCTGACAAAAGAGTACCGGACGATCGAGTATGTCTCCGGCCCGCTCATCTTCGTCTCCGGTGTCCTCGGGGCATCGTACGGGGAGATCGTGAAGATCACCCTCCGGGATGGCGAAGAGCGGACCGGCCAGGTGCTCGATATCTCGGAAGAGCATGCGGTCGTGCAGGTCTTCGAGGGGACCCGGGGAATCGACCTGGTCGGGACCACCGCCCGGTTCATCGGCGAGCCGGCGCGGATCAATGTCTCGAAGGACATGCTGGGCCGGATCTTTACCGGTGTCGGGAAGCCCCGCGACGGCGGCCCCGACATCATTCCCGAGGCAGTGCTCGATATTGCCGGCTCGCCCATCAACCCGTCGGCCCGGGACAAGCCTGCGGACTTTATCCAGACCGGCATGTCGGCAATCGATGGTCTCAACACGCTCGTGCGGGGCCAGAAGCTGCCGATCTTCTCCGGCTCGGGCCTGCCGGCCAGCAAGCTTGCGGCCCAGATTGCAAGGCAGGCAAAAGTCCGGGGCGAGGGGGAGGAGTTTGCCGTGGTCTTCGTTGCCATGGGCATCACCCACAAGGAAGCCTCGTTCTTCATGCAGGACTTCGAGCGCACGGGAGCGCTCGACCGCGTGGTCTTCTTCATGAACCTTGCCGACGACCCGACCGTGGAACGGCTCGCAGCCCCCCGCTGCGGCCTCACGGTTGCGGAGTTCCTTGCCTTCGAACACGATCTCCATGTCCTCGTGATCTTAACAGACATGATCAACTACTGCGAAGCGCTCCGCGAGATCTCGACCGCCCGCGAGGAAGTGCCCGGCCGGCGCGGGTACCCGGGCTACATGTACACGGACCTGGCCTCCATCTACGAACGGGCCGGGAGGCTGAAGGGAAAGCACGGGTCGATCACCCAGATCCCGATCCTGACCATGCCGGACGACGATATCACCCACCCGGTGCCTGATCTCACGGGATACATCACCGAGGGCCAGATCGTGCTCTCGCGGGATATCTTCCGGCGCGGCGGCGACCCGCCGGTCGATGCCCTTCCCTGTCTCTCCCGGCTCATGAACCTCGGGATCGGGCCGGGGAAGACCCGGGAGGATCACCGGGGCGTGGCGGACCAGCTCTATGCCAGCTACGCGTACGGGCGCGACCTGCGCCGGCTCGTTGCCATTGTCGGGGAGGAGGCGTTGACCGACCTTGACCGGAAGTACCTGAAGTTCGCGGACGGGTTCGAGCGGCAGTTCATCACGCAGGGCAACGAGGACCGGCCCATCGAGAAGACCCTCTCGATTGCCTGGGATCTCTTCTCCACCCTGCCCGAGGACGAGCTCAAGCGGATAAAACGGGAGTACATCCGGAAGTACCACCCGTCGGCACAGGAGACTGCCGGAAAACCGGCGGAGAACTGA
- a CDS encoding V-type ATP synthase subunit A translates to MITGTILRISGPVIIAKGMKGSKMYDVVKVGSEALRGEIIRLEGDDAVIQVYEDTTGLMLGERVENTETPLSVELGPGLLSSIYDGVQRPLPVLLEKSGNFIGRGIFAPGLDRSRKWAFVPKVKNGDKLGPGDVIGTVAEFQFEHRVLVPPKVSGTVTGIREGSFTVEEIVCVLDNKVQLPMMQSWPVRIPRPHRKKLDPLLPLITGQRVFDCMFPVTKGGTAMIPGGFGTGKTVSEQTLAKWSDTQIVVYIGCGERGNEMTDVLAEFPELIDPRTKLPLIQRTILIANTSNMPVAAREASIYTGITIAEYFRDMGYDVALLADSTSRWGEALREVSGRLEEMPGEEGYPAYLATRLSAFYERAGRVICLGTGERNGSITVVGAVSPPGGDFSEPITQNTLRVVGTFWALDTNLAYRRHFPSVNWIKSYSLYLDSIAEWYSKTIARDWRELREKAMYLLQKEVELQEIVQLVGPDALPDSEKAILEVTRMIREDFLQQSAYSDTDSFCPVEKQYLMLKVIMTFYEQASLAMNRGISLRQIQALPLRATIGRMKEAGETEEVRKIIDEVSSAISRLEVEK, encoded by the coding sequence ATGATTACGGGAACAATTTTGCGGATCTCGGGCCCGGTGATTATCGCCAAGGGCATGAAAGGGTCCAAGATGTACGATGTGGTGAAAGTCGGATCAGAGGCACTCCGCGGCGAGATCATCCGGCTCGAGGGAGATGACGCGGTCATCCAGGTGTACGAGGATACGACCGGTCTCATGCTTGGCGAGAGGGTTGAGAATACCGAGACCCCGCTCTCGGTTGAACTCGGCCCGGGTCTCCTCTCCTCGATCTATGACGGCGTGCAGCGCCCGCTGCCGGTCCTTCTTGAAAAGAGCGGGAACTTCATCGGCCGCGGCATCTTTGCGCCCGGGCTTGACCGGTCCAGGAAGTGGGCATTTGTCCCGAAGGTGAAGAACGGCGACAAACTCGGGCCCGGGGATGTAATCGGCACCGTTGCCGAGTTCCAGTTCGAGCACCGGGTGCTCGTTCCTCCGAAGGTTTCCGGCACCGTAACCGGAATCCGAGAGGGATCGTTCACGGTGGAAGAGATTGTCTGCGTCCTCGACAACAAGGTTCAGCTTCCCATGATGCAGTCCTGGCCGGTGCGGATTCCCCGGCCCCACCGGAAGAAGCTGGATCCGCTGCTGCCGCTCATCACCGGCCAGCGGGTCTTCGACTGCATGTTCCCGGTAACGAAAGGGGGTACGGCTATGATCCCCGGCGGTTTTGGAACGGGAAAGACGGTCTCCGAGCAGACGCTTGCCAAGTGGTCGGATACCCAGATCGTGGTCTATATCGGGTGCGGGGAGCGGGGCAACGAGATGACGGATGTGCTCGCGGAGTTCCCCGAGCTCATCGATCCCCGGACAAAGCTCCCGCTGATCCAGCGGACGATCCTGATTGCCAACACCTCGAACATGCCGGTTGCCGCCCGCGAGGCATCGATCTATACCGGCATAACCATTGCAGAGTACTTCCGGGACATGGGGTACGATGTGGCGCTGCTCGCGGACTCGACCTCCCGGTGGGGCGAGGCGTTGCGGGAGGTCTCGGGCCGGCTCGAGGAGATGCCGGGCGAGGAAGGGTACCCTGCATATCTCGCAACCCGGCTCTCGGCCTTCTACGAGCGGGCGGGCCGGGTCATCTGTCTTGGCACCGGGGAGCGGAACGGCTCTATCACCGTTGTCGGGGCGGTCTCGCCACCCGGCGGGGACTTCTCGGAGCCGATCACCCAGAACACCCTCCGGGTGGTGGGGACGTTCTGGGCCCTTGACACGAACCTTGCCTACCGCAGGCACTTCCCCTCGGTGAACTGGATCAAGAGCTACTCGCTCTACCTCGACAGCATCGCGGAATGGTACAGCAAGACGATCGCCCGCGACTGGCGGGAGCTCCGGGAGAAGGCCATGTACCTGCTCCAGAAAGAGGTGGAGCTGCAGGAGATAGTCCAGCTCGTTGGCCCGGATGCCCTGCCCGACAGCGAGAAAGCGATCCTCGAAGTGACCCGGATGATCCGGGAGGACTTCCTCCAGCAGAGCGCGTACAGCGACACCGACTCGTTCTGCCCCGTCGAGAAGCAGTACCTGATGCTCAAGGTGATCATGACCTTCTACGAGCAGGCCAGCCTTGCCATGAACCGGGGCATCAGCCTGCGGCAGATCCAGGCCCTCCCGCTCAGGGCCACCATCGGCAGGATGAAGGAGGCCGGTGAGACCGAGGAGGTCCGGAAGATCATCGATGAGGTCAGTTCCGCGATCTCCCGGCTGGAGGTGGAGAAATGA
- a CDS encoding V-type ATP synthase subunit F, with translation MYKFVIVTDSDRASGFRLAGAEVFEAGDVEEARVVIPPLLHQDDIGIVAVNEEYMLSLDEKLMDRIEKMHRPLIIPIPSKSKELDRRTYIERLLKKAIGYNIVLKR, from the coding sequence ATGTATAAGTTCGTCATTGTCACGGACAGCGACCGGGCCTCCGGGTTCCGGCTTGCCGGGGCTGAGGTCTTTGAAGCGGGTGACGTTGAGGAGGCCCGGGTCGTGATTCCCCCCCTGCTGCACCAGGACGATATCGGCATCGTTGCGGTGAACGAGGAGTACATGCTCTCGCTTGACGAGAAACTGATGGACCGGATCGAGAAGATGCATCGCCCGCTGATAATCCCGATCCCTTCGAAATCCAAGGAGCTGGACCGGCGGACCTACATCGAGCGCCTTCTGAAAAAAGCGATCGGGTACAACATCGTCCTGAAGAGGTGA
- the ahaC gene encoding ATP synthase A1 subunit C, with product MDWGYINARMRGMKSRLLDHHMLDNLVLQPDLESLVNELEKTPYHDDIVEARGRYSGMPCIEHALRSNFVRTFRKILDFAKKEEAEQYIGIFLHRWDIQNIKTILRGKNIHVTNEEILDCIVPAGEMDEATLTELVRQQDTKAVIDLLATWRIPWATPLTTAFPDFARSGDLGMLECALDRYYYADALRAVGRPGKNNAMIKNILSLEVDVVNIKTVLRMIRDHVTPEEAAKFLLDGGQEFDVKKLRHLLTLHTIEDVFLELGPTRYRFLSGIPETALRAQKISVIEKELERYLVRQGTRSFLADPLSVGSLIGYFWAKYNEITNIRVISRCKTADFPVESLKEELVYV from the coding sequence ATGGACTGGGGGTATATCAATGCCCGGATGCGGGGGATGAAGAGCCGGCTCCTGGACCACCACATGCTCGACAACCTGGTCCTCCAGCCGGACCTTGAGTCGCTGGTAAACGAGCTGGAAAAGACCCCCTACCACGACGATATTGTCGAGGCGCGGGGCAGGTACTCGGGCATGCCCTGCATAGAGCACGCCCTGCGCAGCAATTTTGTCCGGACGTTCAGGAAGATCCTCGATTTTGCCAAGAAAGAGGAAGCAGAACAGTACATCGGCATCTTTCTCCACCGCTGGGATATCCAGAACATAAAGACCATTCTCCGCGGAAAGAACATCCACGTGACAAACGAGGAGATCCTTGACTGCATCGTGCCGGCAGGCGAGATGGACGAGGCGACCTTAACCGAGCTCGTGCGCCAGCAGGACACAAAAGCCGTAATCGATCTGCTCGCCACGTGGAGGATCCCGTGGGCAACCCCCCTCACTACGGCATTTCCGGATTTTGCAAGGAGCGGGGATCTGGGCATGCTCGAGTGTGCCCTTGACCGGTATTATTACGCGGATGCCCTTCGTGCCGTCGGCAGGCCCGGGAAGAACAACGCGATGATCAAAAACATCCTCTCGCTGGAGGTCGATGTGGTGAACATCAAGACGGTATTGCGGATGATCCGGGACCATGTCACTCCTGAAGAAGCCGCAAAATTCCTGCTTGACGGGGGGCAGGAGTTCGATGTAAAGAAACTCAGGCATCTTCTCACCCTGCATACCATCGAGGACGTCTTTCTGGAGCTGGGACCGACGCGGTACCGTTTCCTCTCGGGAATTCCGGAAACCGCCCTGAGGGCGCAGAAGATCTCGGTCATAGAAAAAGAACTGGAACGGTACCTGGTCCGGCAGGGAACCCGATCTTTTCTTGCCGATCCCCTGAGCGTTGGCTCGCTCATCGGGTATTTCTGGGCGAAATACAACGAGATCACCAATATCAGGGTCATCTCCCGGTGCAAGACCGCAGATTTCCCCGTGGAGTCCCTGAAAGAGGAGCTGGTGTATGTATAA
- a CDS encoding V-type ATP synthase subunit E, which produces MAYESLLNSVEESAQERERELRERGKSLADEIRASARRDAEDLQNRAIQEAEKSAAAERNKQLYLTKGAIKEASLRRREEVFHATLDEAGKVLARIRDDGNYPAIFERLLLEVTVTMENTPFRIHVDPRDLDLCTRTLAAHGLRCEILADITCAGGLVASSTDGLVVISNTVGSRLDRIRELKQKEIYAILFGG; this is translated from the coding sequence ATGGCCTATGAAAGTCTTTTGAATTCCGTGGAGGAGAGCGCCCAGGAACGGGAGCGGGAGCTCCGGGAACGGGGAAAGAGCCTTGCAGACGAGATCCGGGCCAGTGCCCGGAGGGATGCAGAGGATCTCCAGAACCGTGCCATACAGGAAGCGGAAAAGTCTGCTGCTGCAGAAAGGAACAAGCAGCTCTACCTGACCAAAGGGGCGATCAAGGAAGCGTCCCTCCGGCGCCGGGAAGAGGTCTTCCATGCCACGCTCGATGAAGCGGGAAAGGTGCTTGCCCGGATCCGCGATGACGGGAATTACCCCGCAATATTTGAACGGCTTCTCCTGGAAGTGACCGTCACCATGGAAAACACCCCGTTCCGGATCCATGTCGACCCGCGCGATCTCGATCTCTGCACCAGGACCCTTGCCGCACATGGCTTACGGTGCGAAATCCTTGCGGATATTACCTGTGCCGGCGGGCTCGTGGCCAGTTCAACGGACGGGCTTGTCGTCATTTCCAATACGGTAGGATCCCGCCTCGATCGGATCAGGGAACTCAAGCAAAAAGAGATCTACGCCATTCTCTTTGGAGGCTGA
- a CDS encoding ATPase has translation MVGWEVPIGAAIAFAGGAIGTGWAQSRIGAAGAGAIAERPETVGSIIILEAIPETLVILGFVVAAMIILMVK, from the coding sequence ATGGTAGGTTGGGAAGTCCCGATTGGAGCTGCCATCGCATTTGCCGGTGGCGCGATTGGCACCGGGTGGGCGCAGTCCCGCATCGGTGCGGCCGGTGCAGGAGCAATAGCCGAACGACCGGAGACCGTGGGGTCTATCATCATCCTCGAAGCCATTCCCGAGACCCTGGTCATCCTCGGTTTTGTTGTTGCCGCTATGATCATTCTCATGGTGAAGTGA
- a CDS encoding aconitase X catalytic domain-containing protein, which yields MYLDPSDERILVGEEGETKQKMLELLVALGKVFGAEKLVPIRSAQVSGASYKTIGEYGLDWLSSLDAKAVVPAVLNPIGMPRGRWEEMGVGREFAEKQNAVVAAYERLGIGLECTCTPYYLRETSYGDHLAWSESSAVSYANSVIGARTNREGGPGALAAALIGKTPCYGFHLAENRKPQVVIRVQADTRDWSIAHFGALGYHTGKLVGNRIPFFSGLEAADRDQLKGLGAAMAATGAVALYHVEGVTPEAVKVPFDFSGLEVITVETEEIERLFKQMPVDAVAVGCPHCSPEELGEIARLLKGKLVMKPFYVFASQGVIDKNQRTVDAIEKSGARVFADTCMVVSPVMEQYSAIMVNSGKALAYVPDMCAAVARIGTIEDCIAVATE from the coding sequence ATGTATCTTGACCCATCCGACGAACGGATCCTTGTAGGGGAAGAGGGGGAGACCAAGCAGAAGATGCTCGAACTCCTTGTTGCGCTTGGCAAGGTCTTCGGTGCAGAAAAACTCGTCCCGATCCGGAGCGCCCAGGTCAGCGGGGCCTCCTACAAGACGATCGGCGAATACGGGCTTGACTGGCTCTCATCCCTGGATGCCAAAGCCGTTGTCCCGGCGGTGCTGAACCCGATAGGGATGCCCCGGGGCCGGTGGGAGGAGATGGGGGTTGGCAGGGAGTTTGCCGAGAAACAGAACGCAGTTGTCGCCGCGTACGAACGGCTGGGTATCGGCCTTGAATGCACCTGCACCCCCTACTATCTCCGCGAGACCTCATACGGGGATCATCTCGCCTGGTCGGAGTCTTCGGCTGTCAGCTATGCAAATTCCGTGATCGGGGCCCGGACCAACCGGGAAGGCGGGCCCGGCGCCCTTGCCGCAGCGTTGATAGGCAAGACGCCCTGTTACGGGTTCCATCTTGCAGAGAACCGGAAACCGCAGGTGGTAATCCGTGTCCAGGCCGACACCCGTGACTGGAGCATCGCCCACTTCGGGGCGCTCGGGTACCACACCGGCAAACTGGTGGGCAACCGGATCCCGTTCTTCTCCGGGCTCGAAGCAGCAGACCGCGATCAGCTCAAAGGTCTCGGGGCGGCGATGGCGGCCACCGGTGCCGTGGCGCTTTACCACGTGGAAGGCGTGACACCGGAGGCAGTGAAGGTGCCGTTTGACTTTTCCGGGCTCGAAGTGATCACGGTCGAGACGGAAGAGATCGAAAGGCTGTTCAAGCAGATGCCGGTCGATGCCGTTGCGGTCGGCTGCCCGCACTGCTCCCCGGAAGAACTGGGCGAGATCGCCCGTCTCCTGAAAGGCAAGCTCGTGATGAAACCCTTCTATGTCTTTGCATCCCAGGGGGTTATCGACAAGAACCAGAGGACCGTGGATGCCATCGAGAAGAGCGGGGCCCGGGTCTTTGCCGACACCTGTATGGTGGTCTCACCCGTGATGGAGCAGTATTCCGCAATCATGGTCAACAGCGGCAAGGCGCTCGCGTACGTACCGGACATGTGCGCTGCGGTGGCCCGGATCGGGACGATTGAAGACTGTATCGCGGTTGCGACTGAGTAA
- a CDS encoding UbiD family decarboxylase translates to MREFIETMRKAGLVTEIREPVSTDMQAAKMAAGTENLLFFHNLDGHRAVMNLTANRASLSRALNIDEAKIVKTLADAKFDGRVVEDGTLAMQKPDLSKLPIMHHFPKDAGKYLTSAIVFSRYDGVENASIHRMQVLDSHRVAARLVEGRHTHVMLKTALAKGEKLPVAVTIGTHPAVTFASCTRVPTGMELPFAAELMGGTLKVKRCSNGVLVPDAEIVLEGFITAELVEEGPFVDITGTYDPVRMQHVIEFTGMYTKPDFIYHGILPGGDEHKMLMGAPYEPKIYKAVAGVTVVKNVVLTKGGCGYLHAVIQIKKSTQGDGKNAIMAAFAAHTSLKHVVIVDEDIDPMNPHEVEYAIATRVTGDRDILVVTGVRGSSLDPCQLEDGTNVKVGIDATMVLGREAEFSRATW, encoded by the coding sequence ATGCGTGAATTCATTGAAACAATGCGAAAGGCAGGGCTCGTTACCGAGATACGGGAGCCCGTGTCTACGGATATGCAGGCGGCGAAGATGGCAGCCGGAACCGAGAATCTCCTCTTCTTCCACAACCTTGACGGCCACCGGGCAGTCATGAACCTGACCGCGAACCGGGCATCCCTCTCCCGTGCGCTCAACATCGATGAGGCAAAGATCGTAAAAACCCTCGCGGATGCCAAGTTCGATGGCAGGGTCGTCGAAGACGGCACCCTTGCAATGCAGAAGCCCGATCTCTCGAAGCTTCCCATCATGCACCATTTCCCGAAAGATGCCGGGAAGTACCTCACCTCCGCGATTGTCTTCTCCCGCTACGATGGCGTGGAGAACGCCTCGATCCACCGGATGCAGGTGCTCGACTCCCACCGCGTGGCCGCTCGTCTCGTTGAAGGCAGGCACACGCACGTGATGCTCAAGACTGCCCTTGCAAAGGGAGAGAAGCTGCCCGTTGCGGTGACGATCGGGACGCACCCGGCCGTCACTTTCGCCAGCTGCACCCGGGTTCCGACCGGCATGGAACTTCCGTTCGCTGCTGAACTGATGGGAGGCACGCTGAAGGTGAAGCGGTGCAGTAACGGGGTGCTCGTACCCGATGCCGAGATCGTGCTCGAAGGATTCATCACGGCCGAGCTGGTCGAGGAAGGGCCGTTTGTCGACATCACCGGGACGTACGACCCGGTCCGCATGCAGCACGTGATCGAGTTCACCGGCATGTACACAAAACCGGACTTCATCTACCACGGGATCCTGCCCGGTGGCGACGAGCACAAGATGCTGATGGGCGCCCCCTACGAGCCGAAGATCTACAAGGCGGTGGCAGGGGTCACCGTAGTGAAAAATGTCGTGCTCACCAAGGGCGGCTGCGGCTATCTCCACGCGGTCATCCAGATCAAAAAGAGCACGCAGGGCGATGGCAAGAACGCGATCATGGCAGCGTTTGCCGCCCATACCTCGCTCAAGCACGTGGTGATCGTTGACGAGGATATCGACCCCATGAACCCCCATGAGGTGGAGTACGCGATCGCGACCCGGGTGACCGGCGACCGGGATATCCTGGTGGTGACCGGCGTCCGCGGTTCCTCCCTGGACCCGTGCCAGCTCGAGGACGGCACGAATGTCAAGGTCGGGATCGATGCAACCATGGTGCTCGGGCGCGAGGCGGAGTTCTCGCGGGCCACGTGGTGA
- a CDS encoding UbiX family flavin prenyltransferase — MRKEYVVGVTGASGACYARRLLEVLCRDADVHIIVSDVAKKIAAHEGVSLDGFPATYHDNDKLFASIASGSHKYDGMVVIPCSAKTLAAIATGYADNLITRAADVCLKEHRKCILVTREMPLSKIHLKNMLAAEEAGAVIMPASPGFYNRPETIDDLVDMVVARVLDHLEVEHNLGERWSGYDA, encoded by the coding sequence ATGAGAAAGGAGTATGTTGTCGGGGTGACGGGAGCAAGCGGGGCCTGCTATGCCCGCCGCCTGCTGGAAGTGCTGTGCCGGGATGCCGATGTCCATATCATCGTCTCGGATGTTGCAAAAAAGATCGCAGCCCACGAAGGCGTATCGCTCGACGGATTCCCTGCCACCTACCATGATAACGACAAGCTCTTCGCCTCCATTGCGAGCGGGTCGCACAAGTACGATGGCATGGTCGTGATTCCCTGCAGCGCCAAGACGCTCGCTGCGATAGCCACCGGGTATGCGGACAACCTGATCACCCGGGCCGCGGATGTCTGTCTCAAGGAGCACCGGAAATGTATTCTTGTCACCCGGGAGATGCCGCTCTCCAAGATCCATTTGAAGAACATGCTCGCTGCCGAGGAGGCCGGTGCAGTTATCATGCCGGCAAGCCCCGGATTCTACAACCGCCCGGAGACGATTGACGATCTGGTGGATATGGTGGTTGCCCGCGTTCTCGATCACCTTGAAGTGGAACACAACCTTGGCGAGCGCTGGAGTGGTTACGATGCGTGA
- a CDS encoding HD domain-containing protein translates to MNQKIIKDPVHGYVELEDFALALLDSPALQRLRYVRQLGFSYLVYPGANHTRFEHSLGTMFLADLASRRFGLSEDERRLVIASALLHDIGHGPFSHASEPLMEEFLHRTHDEIDFIVEDRLGAQLRNSGIDPGELCDIVKGRHPLSGIIHGDLDVDRMDYLLRDAYYTGAPYGTVDAQRLIRHLIRTPEGTVLDENGINAAESLLIARTLMRPAVYYHHVSRIGESMFQLAVLENIKSGPSDAIGSILQMDDATCLHILMNSANPVARELAGRLYGRRLYKRAIYAGSDQVNTPVFHAGVSIEKSRELAAEIAEQAGVLPEQVLVDVPAIPREISLGVRVKNRHSVVGLEEISPRARTLNETRREQWRLGVYTLPELRQTVSEAGIDVLHLKKPTRQDTLF, encoded by the coding sequence GTGAACCAGAAGATCATCAAGGACCCGGTCCACGGGTATGTTGAACTCGAGGATTTTGCGCTTGCGCTCCTCGATTCTCCGGCGCTCCAGCGCCTCCGCTATGTCAGGCAGCTGGGCTTCTCGTACCTTGTGTACCCCGGGGCCAACCACACCCGGTTCGAACATTCTCTGGGCACCATGTTCCTTGCGGATCTGGCGAGCCGGAGGTTTGGTCTTTCTGAAGACGAGCGCCGCCTTGTCATTGCCTCAGCCCTCCTGCACGACATAGGCCACGGCCCGTTCTCCCATGCAAGCGAGCCCCTCATGGAGGAGTTTCTCCACCGCACACACGACGAGATCGACTTCATCGTGGAAGACCGGCTCGGGGCACAACTCAGAAACTCGGGCATCGATCCCGGCGAACTCTGCGATATCGTGAAGGGCCGACACCCGCTCTCGGGAATCATCCACGGGGATCTCGATGTTGACCGGATGGACTATCTCCTGCGGGATGCCTACTACACCGGTGCCCCTTACGGTACCGTTGACGCGCAGCGCCTGATCCGGCACCTGATCCGGACACCGGAAGGCACGGTTCTCGATGAGAACGGCATCAATGCCGCCGAATCGCTCCTGATCGCCCGGACGCTCATGCGCCCTGCCGTGTATTACCACCACGTGAGCCGGATCGGGGAGAGCATGTTCCAGCTGGCCGTGCTCGAGAACATCAAATCCGGCCCGTCGGACGCGATCGGCTCGATCCTGCAGATGGATGATGCCACCTGTCTTCACATCCTTATGAATTCAGCCAATCCTGTTGCGCGGGAGCTTGCAGGCCGCCTGTACGGGCGGCGGCTGTACAAGCGGGCGATCTATGCCGGCAGCGACCAGGTCAATACTCCGGTTTTTCATGCCGGCGTCTCGATAGAGAAGAGCCGGGAACTGGCAGCGGAGATTGCAGAGCAGGCCGGTGTCCTGCCCGAGCAGGTTCTCGTGGATGTTCCCGCGATCCCCCGGGAGATCTCGCTTGGAGTCCGGGTGAAAAACCGGCATTCCGTTGTCGGTCTCGAGGAGATCTCGCCCCGGGCGCGGACCCTGAACGAGACCCGGCGGGAGCAGTGGCGTCTTGGGGTTTACACGCTTCCTGAACTCCGACAGACCGTTTCTGAAGCCGGGATCGACGTTCTCCATCTCAAGAAACCCACCCGGCAGGACACCCTCTTTTAA